The DNA segment GGCGACGTAGAGGCGTTTTCCGTCACGTAGGGCCCGCCTACGGACCGGTAATTGCGGGGCGTCGGGGTTCGCCTTGACTGTCTCCGCGTCCTGCCACTCGGGCTGTGTCGCGAGACGCGCCGCCGCGTCCGACGCGCCGGCCACGTTCGGAATCCGTCCGTGGGGTGGAAACGGAAAGCGGGCGACGCCCGACTCCTCGAGGTCGTCCCAGACGCGTTCCCGGGCGATCTCCTTCGGAAGCGCAACGTCCCCGTCGGCCGCATCGTCGGTCGAGTCGGCTGGCATCGGCTCGAATACGCGGCCGGTGACGATTAGGTGTTGGCCTCGGGCTCGGCTTCGGTCGAGTCCGACGGCCGTGCGAGGTCGACGACGCGCGCCAGCTGTGGACAGATCACGTCCGTCAGTACCAGGTCGACCAGTTCCGCATCGGCGGGCACGCAGAACACCGGTACGCAATCGATGACGCCGGCGAGCGGGCGGATCGTGAGAACGGCCTCGCCGATCTCCGCCGCCGCACGGGTGGTAACGAGTGTCTCGAACGCGACCATCTCGGTATCGAGTAGCTGGCGAACCGCGCGGACGGTGGCGTCGTCGGGACCGATGCCGACGCCGCCGACGGCGAAGACGGCGTCGACGTCGTCGCGATCCGCGAGCCGCGACACCGTGGCCTGGACGGTGTCGAAATCGCCTGCGATCCGTTCTCTGATGATGATTTCGTTCCCTGTTGCGTTCACGGTCTCGACCAGTGTGGCCTCCGGGGCGTCGGCGTCCGCCGAGTCTCCTTCCACGATGGAAACCACCCCGATACCGATCGACCGACCGTCGTCCGCGTGACCCTCCCGCCGATTTACCCCGGATGCGTCCCGCTCGGCGTCGGCGAGTACATCCTCCGCTTCGGTATCGGCGGCCAGTTCGTCCGTCTCATCTCCGTCCATACGTTCGATTGGCGACCCGGCGGCTTAGGCAGTGGTGATCGGAACCCGTTGTCTACAGGCGGAGCAGGCCGAGTGCCCTGGGGTCGGTCGGAAGATCGAGATCGTCCGTGATCGTCACCGGCGCGTGCCAGCACGTTTGGATCTCGCCGAGCTGCACTCGGCGCAGTGACGAGAGACGAAGTCTCTCGAACCGCGTGACTCCGAGCGGTTCACAGAACCACACGGCGGACGACCACGGCGTCAGCCGTGGGAGGAATCCGACCCGTCGCCTCGGACCGAATCATCACCGTCGATACTGTCGATCAGCGATTCGAGCGCGGCGACGTGATCTTCGAACAGGCGTTCGCCACGATCGGTGAGTTCGTAGGTCGTCTGCGGTTTTCGATCGACGAACTGCTTTTCGACCCGCACGCAGTCTGCGTCCTCCATCCGGTCGATGTGACTGGCGAGATTGCCCTCGGTGAGATCGAGCGCGTCCACGAGGGTCGGAAACGTCGTCTCGCCGTTCGCGTAGAGGTAGGTGAATAGTTGCAGGCGGGTCGGCTGGTGGACGAGGGTGTCGAGGTCCATCGTTACCGTCGTGCGAGGGCGATGTACGCGAGGACACAGTACAGGCCGTAGGCGAGGCCGAGCGTGGCGAAGGCCCACTCCTCGATGGTCGGAAGCC comes from the Halovivax cerinus genome and includes:
- a CDS encoding MogA/MoaB family molybdenum cofactor biosynthesis protein, encoding MDGDETDELAADTEAEDVLADAERDASGVNRREGHADDGRSIGIGVVSIVEGDSADADAPEATLVETVNATGNEIIIRERIAGDFDTVQATVSRLADRDDVDAVFAVGGVGIGPDDATVRAVRQLLDTEMVAFETLVTTRAAAEIGEAVLTIRPLAGVIDCVPVFCVPADAELVDLVLTDVICPQLARVVDLARPSDSTEAEPEANT
- a CDS encoding transcriptional regulator yields the protein MDLDTLVHQPTRLQLFTYLYANGETTFPTLVDALDLTEGNLASHIDRMEDADCVRVEKQFVDRKPQTTYELTDRGERLFEDHVAALESLIDSIDGDDSVRGDGSDSSHG